The window AAAACAAGGCGTAGAAATGTTAGATGCTCCTGTTAGTGGCGGGGAACCGAAAGCGAAAGACGGAACGCTTGCGATAATGGTTGGCGGTAAAGAAGAAGTGTTTGAACAAGTAAAGGATATATTATTCGCAATGGGTTCTGAGATAACACTAGTCGGCGGGAACGGAAGCGGAGCAACCGCGAAGTTAGCCAACCAAGTAATCGTAAACTTAAATATTGCTGCTATGTCAGAAGCGTTAGTATTAGCTGCAAAAGCAGGCATCGATGTAGAAAAAATGTACCAAGCTATTAGAGGTGGATTAGCGGGAAGTGCCGTTCTAGATGCAAAAGTGCCATTAATCCTTGATCGCAACTTCGTAGCTGGTGGAAGAATTGATATTAACTTAAAAGATATGACAAACGTGATGGAAACCGCGCATAGCATCGGTGTTCCTATGCCATTATCCAGCCAGCTACTGGAAATTTTCCATGCTCTAAAAGTCGACGGTAAAGCGGCGGATGATCACGGTGGGATTGTTCAGTATTATGAAAAACTTGCACAAGTTACAGTTGGGAGAGTTTAAGTAATGACCATAATTGAAAGTAACAAGAAGAGATTAGTTCAAGAAGTTTTGGGTAATATCCAAGCAACTGATGCACGTGCTGTGAAGGATATGCTTGCGAATGAATTAGTTGACTTAAATAAAAAAATCATTGTACTCGATGATGATCCAACAGGCGTTCAAACGGTTCATGATATTTCTGTATACACGGATTGGTCAATCGAAAGTTTGGAACAAGGGTTTAGCGAAGAAAACGCTATGTTTTTTATACTGACTAATTCTAGAGGATTCACTGCTGCCGAAACGGAAAAAGCACATATAGAAATGGCGGCAAACATTGTAAAAGTGGCGAAAAAACAGAGCAAAGATTTTATCATTATTAGTCGCGGGGATTCTACTTTAAGAGGGCACTATCCTCTTGAGACAGAAGTGTTGAAAAATACAATTGAAGCAGCTTTAGATATCCACTATCACGGGGAAGTAATTCTGCCGTTTTTCAAAGAAGGCGGCCGCTATACAGTAGACAATATCCACTATGTGCAATATGAAGATTATTTAGTGCCTGCTGGGGAAACAGAATTTGCGAAGGATAGAACATTTGGTTATTCCAAGTCTCATTTAGGAGAATGGGTTGAGGAAAAAACAAGTGGTGAATTCAAAGCGACGAATACTACGTACATTACGCTTGAAAGCTTGAGAGCGCTCGATATTGAAACAATTTCGAACCAATTACTTCAAGTTAATGATTTCAATAAAGTAGTCGTAAATGCAGTCGATTACGTAGATGTAGAAGTTTTTGTCATTGCCCTTATCAAGGCCATGAAATGCGGGAAGCAATTCATGTTCAGAAGTGCGGCAGCTCTGACAAAAGTGATTGGCGGAGTAAGTGATAAAGCCCTGCTAACGAGAGAAGAATTGATTCAAGAAGAAACGGGTCATGGCGGTTTAATCCTCGTTGGTTCTCATGTTAAAAAGACAACTGAGCAATTAGAAGCATTGAAAACAAGTGAGTTCATCGAGTTTATTGAATTCGATTCCCATCTTGTGTTGCAACCTGCCAAGTTCCAAGAAGAAATAGATCGAGTGATTGAAACAACCGAGAACTTTGTTCGCACGGGTAAAACAGTCACTGTCTATACGAGGCGCGAAAGATTAGATCTCGGTGAAGGCAAAAAAGAAGAAGAGTTAAAACTATCTGTAAAAATCTCAGATGCGGTTACAAGTATAGTGCAACGCCTGAAAGTGAGACCAAATTATATTATTGCAAAAGGCGGCATTACATCTAGCGACATTGGAACAAAAGGCCTTGAAGTAAAAAGAGCAACAGTAGCCGGTCAAATAAAGCCCGGAATTCCAGTATGGGTTACTGGAGAAGAAAGTAAGTTTCCAGGAATTGCATACATTATCTTCCCAGGTAATGTAGGAGCTGTTACAACGTTAAAAGAAACAGTTGAAATTTTAAATAAGTAAACAATCGTTCATTAAGTAAGACAAGGGGGCATTAAACATGTTAGTAAATACGAAAGAGATCTTACAACATGCGCAGAAAGAAAAATATGCAGTTGCAGCTTTTAATGTATACAATTTGGAAACTGCCCAAGCAGCGATACGAGTTGCGGAACAGGAAAATCAACCGGTCATTATCGCGCTAGGAGAACGTTATTTCCCAACAGTTGACGTTGAAGGATTTTCAGCTTTTGTTAAAGCAATGGCTGAAAAATCCCCTATTCCTGTTGCACTTCACCTGGATCATGCTTATGAAAAGGAATCGATTATTCGGGCCATTCGTTGTGGATTTACATCCGTTATGTTTGACGGTTCTACCTACGAGTTAGAAGAAAACATCCGACGTACAAAAGAGATTACAGAAATTGCCCATATGGCAGGCGTGTCTGTTGAAGCTGAAATTGGTTCGTTAGCGAAAGGTGAATTCTCCGATGAAGAAGAAGGAGATGGCACGTTGACTGACCCGCAGTCGGCAAAAGACTTTGTTGAAGCAACAGGGGTAGACTTTTTGGCAGCCGCCATCGGTACTGTCCATGGTATGTATAAAGGTGAGCCGAAAATAGATTTACCGCTTCTAGAAAGAATCCAACGGAACGTTGATGTTCCTCTTGTACTTCATGGTGGATCGGGAACCCCTGATTCTATTATTAAACAAGCAATACAACTTGGAATATGCAAGGTCAATGTCAATACAGAGGTATCCATGGCTGCCGTTTCCTATTTACAAAATTGTTTTGAGAATAAACAAATGGTTCACCTTTCCACCGTTATGGTAGAAATGCAACAGTCTATGGAACCTGTAATGAGGAAATTTGTTCAATTGTTTGCGAATAAACAATAACATCCATATCTCTAGTTTTGCGATTTAATTTTTAATACTTAAGGAAATGAGGGATACAATGCCGATAGTATCTATCTGTGTAGGAGTTGCCCTATTACTTCTATTAATGATTGTTTTTAAGTTAAATGCTTTTATCTCTTTAATCCTTGTTGCCCTCGTAGTAGGGATATTAGAAGGGATGTCGCCGATTGACGCAGTCGCATCTGTACAAGGCGGTTTAGGTGGAACACTTGGAAGTCTGGCGATGATTATCATTTTTGGAGCAATACTCGGAAAATTGATGACAGATTCAGGCGGCGCACAACGAATTGCTACAACTCTTATTAAATCATTCGGGAAAAAGAGGGTTCAACTAGCTGCTGTTTTGACGGCTTCCGTCGTCGGGATTGCACTGTTTTTTGAAACAGGAGTTGTTGTCTTAATTCCTTTAGTATTTACGATTGCTACTGCAGCTGGCGTACCAGTATTGTATATTGGGATGCCAGTAATTGCAGCACTTATTACAATGCACGGCTTTGTTCCCCCTCACCCAGGACCAACAGCGATTGCCAGTGTATTTGATGCGAATATAGGAAAAACATTAGTATATGGAATTATTATCGCGATTCCCGCCATCATTATTGGCGGACCGCTATTTACGAAGTTGTTCAAAAAAGAAGATTTAGAAGTGGATATTCCAAAGGGGTTATTTAATCCGAAAGAATTTAAAGAGGAAGAAATGCCCGGGTTTGTTACGAGTCTTCTGACATCCTTAATGCCGGTTATTTTGATCGCTTCTCAAGTAGTTGTAGAAATTGCTATGCCGGATACAGCAATGATGCCGTTCTTTGACTTTATTGGTAATGCCAATATTGCTTTGTTGCTTTCTGTGATTCTTGCCTTCTTTACGTTTGGTCTGAACCGCGGTAAAAAAATGAAAGAGATTATGCAATCCGTTACAGAAGCTGTGAGTGGAATTGCCATGATTCTATTGATCATTGCGGCCGGCGGTGCATTCAAACAAGTACTTATTGACAGTCACATTGATCAATATATTGCAGATATCATGGCCGGTTCGACACTTTCCCCATTACTTCTAACTTGGTTAATTGCTGCTATTTTACGCGT of the Sporosarcina sp. FSL K6-1508 genome contains:
- a CDS encoding four-carbon acid sugar kinase family protein: MTIIESNKKRLVQEVLGNIQATDARAVKDMLANELVDLNKKIIVLDDDPTGVQTVHDISVYTDWSIESLEQGFSEENAMFFILTNSRGFTAAETEKAHIEMAANIVKVAKKQSKDFIIISRGDSTLRGHYPLETEVLKNTIEAALDIHYHGEVILPFFKEGGRYTVDNIHYVQYEDYLVPAGETEFAKDRTFGYSKSHLGEWVEEKTSGEFKATNTTYITLESLRALDIETISNQLLQVNDFNKVVVNAVDYVDVEVFVIALIKAMKCGKQFMFRSAAALTKVIGGVSDKALLTREELIQEETGHGGLILVGSHVKKTTEQLEALKTSEFIEFIEFDSHLVLQPAKFQEEIDRVIETTENFVRTGKTVTVYTRRERLDLGEGKKEEELKLSVKISDAVTSIVQRLKVRPNYIIAKGGITSSDIGTKGLEVKRATVAGQIKPGIPVWVTGEESKFPGIAYIIFPGNVGAVTTLKETVEILNK
- a CDS encoding gluconate:H+ symporter; protein product: MPIVSICVGVALLLLLMIVFKLNAFISLILVALVVGILEGMSPIDAVASVQGGLGGTLGSLAMIIIFGAILGKLMTDSGGAQRIATTLIKSFGKKRVQLAAVLTASVVGIALFFETGVVVLIPLVFTIATAAGVPVLYIGMPVIAALITMHGFVPPHPGPTAIASVFDANIGKTLVYGIIIAIPAIIIGGPLFTKLFKKEDLEVDIPKGLFNPKEFKEEEMPGFVTSLLTSLMPVILIASQVVVEIAMPDTAMMPFFDFIGNANIALLLSVILAFFTFGLNRGKKMKEIMQSVTEAVSGIAMILLIIAAGGAFKQVLIDSHIDQYIADIMAGSTLSPLLLTWLIAAILRVAVGSATVAGMTAAGIAAPLVAMTGVSPELMVLAAGAGSITFSHVNDAGFWIYKEYFNLSIGKTIKTWSVMVTILSLVGLAGVLLINMLIS
- the garR gene encoding 2-hydroxy-3-oxopropionate reductase, which codes for MSKKIGFIGLGIMGKPMALNLLAKGYEVMVNDLNKEAVQTLINAGAKKADSAKGIGENSDVIISMLPASHHVQQVVLGENGVLSGAKKGAVIIDMSSISPVVSKEIAAIAEKQGVEMLDAPVSGGEPKAKDGTLAIMVGGKEEVFEQVKDILFAMGSEITLVGGNGSGATAKLANQVIVNLNIAAMSEALVLAAKAGIDVEKMYQAIRGGLAGSAVLDAKVPLILDRNFVAGGRIDINLKDMTNVMETAHSIGVPMPLSSQLLEIFHALKVDGKAADDHGGIVQYYEKLAQVTVGRV
- a CDS encoding class II fructose-bisphosphate aldolase, with the translated sequence MLVNTKEILQHAQKEKYAVAAFNVYNLETAQAAIRVAEQENQPVIIALGERYFPTVDVEGFSAFVKAMAEKSPIPVALHLDHAYEKESIIRAIRCGFTSVMFDGSTYELEENIRRTKEITEIAHMAGVSVEAEIGSLAKGEFSDEEEGDGTLTDPQSAKDFVEATGVDFLAAAIGTVHGMYKGEPKIDLPLLERIQRNVDVPLVLHGGSGTPDSIIKQAIQLGICKVNVNTEVSMAAVSYLQNCFENKQMVHLSTVMVEMQQSMEPVMRKFVQLFANKQ